One stretch of Pedobacter riviphilus DNA includes these proteins:
- a CDS encoding LiaF transmembrane domain-containing protein: MKLDRLIWGIILLFIGGVLLLENFGVINFYWRNVWSFWPVFLIIAGLNILFNKNNSQTGSIISIGVLVVALCFLFYKGQQVPAHGNWWGRQFKKDVDINIEHNNDDNDEDDKDNDTSYNHLRLSEPFVAADNTKKTILNISGGGISFNLDGETSELINADVKKRHGNFSLKKLLTDSATVLTFQMDDKKSKWNFGDGGNDVNFKLNKEANWDILMKLGAGEANFDFANYKVRTFRFDGGAAALDIKLGDLLPITDVIVKSGVADVKIKVPTTSGCRIKTKTGLSAKDFDGFEKLSDGVYETSNYKTSTKKIFINLDGGLSNFEVSRY; the protein is encoded by the coding sequence ATGAAATTAGATAGATTAATTTGGGGTATTATCCTGCTTTTTATCGGCGGTGTACTTCTACTCGAAAACTTTGGCGTAATCAATTTTTATTGGCGCAACGTTTGGAGCTTTTGGCCAGTATTCTTAATCATAGCAGGTTTAAATATCCTGTTTAATAAAAACAATTCGCAAACAGGCAGTATTATTTCTATTGGTGTTTTAGTAGTTGCCCTTTGTTTCCTTTTTTATAAAGGCCAGCAGGTTCCCGCACATGGCAATTGGTGGGGGCGTCAATTTAAAAAAGATGTCGACATTAATATCGAACACAACAATGATGATAACGACGAAGATGATAAGGATAACGACACATCATATAATCACTTAAGGTTATCTGAACCATTTGTAGCTGCAGATAATACGAAAAAAACAATATTAAATATTTCTGGAGGTGGCATTTCATTTAATCTTGATGGTGAAACATCGGAATTGATCAATGCCGACGTAAAGAAAAGACATGGTAACTTCTCTTTAAAGAAATTGCTTACCGATAGTGCTACGGTACTTACTTTCCAAATGGACGATAAAAAGAGTAAGTGGAATTTTGGTGATGGCGGTAACGATGTTAACTTTAAATTGAACAAAGAAGCCAACTGGGATATTTTAATGAAACTCGGCGCTGGTGAAGCAAACTTTGATTTTGCCAATTACAAAGTACGTACTTTCCGCTTTGATGGTGGAGCAGCAGCTTTGGATATTAAATTGGGAGATTTATTGCCAATAACTGATGTAATTGTGAAATCTGGTGTGGCAGATGTTAAAATTAAGGTGCCTACCACTTCAGGCTGCCGAATTAAAACCAAAACAGGTTTATCAGCTAAAGATTTCGATGGTTTTGAAAAATTGAGCGATGGTGTTTACGAAACTTCAAATTATAAAACCTCAACCAAAAAAATCTTTATCAATTTAGATGGCGGATTGAGTAACTTTGAGGTGAGCAGATACTAG
- a CDS encoding PspC domain-containing protein encodes MEKKLFRNEHDKMIAGVASGLADYMQVEVTIIRLLFALSAIFMAGGGLVAYIVMWIIVPVNNDPTARFSKFNDYFGNKNPNAQPFGTADPFAGPANQGNQNWTQPVDGTQKTPFETQPDFSKFNKSNDTGRTIGGLVLLVIGCFFLMREMDFIPDWFSIRNLFRYMWPLIFIALGISIIAKSKRKNDWAAFQNQQEAEQQKTADFSEAIVENEPTAPVNKDDNSTSANPQV; translated from the coding sequence ATGGAAAAGAAGCTTTTTAGAAACGAACACGATAAGATGATTGCCGGTGTAGCTTCGGGACTTGCAGATTATATGCAAGTTGAGGTTACCATAATCAGATTATTGTTTGCATTATCGGCTATATTTATGGCTGGAGGTGGCTTAGTTGCCTATATTGTAATGTGGATTATTGTTCCGGTGAACAACGATCCGACAGCAAGATTTTCTAAATTTAACGATTACTTTGGTAATAAAAATCCAAATGCACAACCGTTTGGAACTGCCGATCCTTTTGCAGGACCTGCTAATCAGGGAAATCAGAATTGGACACAACCTGTAGACGGCACACAGAAAACACCTTTCGAAACACAGCCTGATTTCAGTAAATTCAATAAATCTAATGATACCGGCCGCACCATAGGCGGATTGGTATTGCTGGTAATAGGATGTTTTTTCCTGATGCGAGAAATGGATTTTATACCTGATTGGTTTAGTATCCGCAATTTATTCAGGTACATGTGGCCGTTAATATTTATTGCTTTAGGTATAAGCATTATAGCCAAATCAAAAAGAAAAAATGACTGGGCCGCATTTCAGAATCAACAGGAGGCTGAACAACAAAAAACAGCTGATTTTTCTGAAGCTATTGTAGAAAATGAACCTACAGCACCTGTTAATAAAGACGATAATTCAACATCTGCTAACCCTCAAGTATAA
- a CDS encoding SDR family oxidoreductase translates to MKAVITGATKGIGRAIAFKFAQNGYDLVLIARGLDELERLRQELTPYGNAVFIQAADCSVKEEVYAFLNSTAINLDQIDVLVNNVGIFLPGSMLDEDDETFEKQQHLNTNAGYYISKFIGKKMRSAKRGHIFNICSVASKAPVKDGGSYSVTKAAMLSLNHVLRQELAPHNVKVTAFLPGSTKTSSWEGTTIPDEKFVQPEDIAETLFTILNLSKGVNVDEVLITPLDF, encoded by the coding sequence ATGAAAGCTGTAATAACCGGTGCAACTAAAGGAATTGGTAGAGCTATTGCCTTTAAATTTGCCCAAAATGGGTACGATTTAGTTTTGATAGCAAGAGGTTTAGACGAACTCGAAAGGCTCCGACAAGAATTAACCCCCTATGGGAATGCTGTTTTTATCCAGGCAGCAGATTGTTCGGTTAAAGAAGAGGTGTACGCTTTTTTAAATTCGACAGCTATAAATCTTGATCAAATAGATGTTTTGGTAAATAATGTGGGGATCTTTTTGCCTGGCAGTATGCTCGATGAGGATGACGAAACTTTCGAAAAACAACAGCATTTAAATACGAATGCCGGTTATTATATCAGTAAGTTTATTGGGAAAAAAATGCGCTCAGCCAAGCGAGGCCATATATTCAATATCTGTTCAGTGGCCAGTAAAGCACCTGTAAAAGATGGTGGTAGTTATAGTGTAACAAAAGCAGCGATGTTAAGTCTAAATCATGTATTGCGGCAAGAGTTAGCACCTCACAATGTTAAAGTAACTGCATTTTTGCCAGGTTCTACTAAAACTTCATCTTGGGAAGGCACAACAATTCCAGATGAAAAATTTGTGCAGCCTGAAGATATTGCAGAAACTTTGTTTACCATCTTAAACTTAAGTAAAGGGGTAAATGTAGATGAGGTTTTAATTACTCCGCTTGATTTTTAA
- a CDS encoding MlaE family ABC transporter permease has translation MNFTNFGRYILLLKSVFRRPEKLKIYLKEIAKQMDYVGVGSLGLIAIISTFIGAVMTLQIAFQLVSDFIPKTIIGSVNRDSSILELSPTISAIVLAGKIGSAISSEIGSMRVTEQIDALEIMGINAPGYLILPKIISGITMVPMLVIISMFLSITGGYIGGSISGAVTPAEYIQGITTDFNPYTITVALVKAFVFGFIITSVPAYEGFYVRGGALEVSQASTRAVVISCISILACDYIVTQLLL, from the coding sequence ATGAATTTTACCAATTTCGGCAGATACATCCTGCTACTCAAGTCTGTATTCAGAAGGCCGGAAAAACTGAAAATATACCTGAAAGAAATAGCCAAACAAATGGATTATGTTGGTGTAGGCTCTTTAGGTTTAATTGCTATTATCTCTACTTTTATCGGTGCAGTAATGACTTTACAAATTGCTTTCCAGCTGGTTAGTGATTTTATTCCAAAAACAATTATCGGTTCTGTAAACCGCGATTCGAGTATATTAGAGTTAAGTCCAACTATTAGTGCAATTGTTTTGGCAGGAAAAATCGGGTCGGCCATTTCATCAGAAATTGGTTCGATGCGTGTTACCGAACAGATTGACGCTTTAGAAATTATGGGTATAAATGCCCCAGGCTACCTTATCCTCCCTAAAATTATTTCAGGCATAACCATGGTACCTATGCTGGTTATCATTTCTATGTTTTTAAGTATTACCGGTGGATATATTGGCGGTTCTATTTCAGGTGCTGTTACACCTGCCGAATATATTCAGGGCATCACAACCGATTTTAACCCTTACACCATAACAGTAGCTTTAGTAAAAGCATTTGTGTTTGGTTTTATTATTACTTCAGTTCCGGCTTACGAAGGTTTTTATGTGCGTGGTGGTGCTTTAGAAGTTTCGCAGGCCAGTACAAGGGCTGTTGTTATTAGCTGTATTTCTATTTTAGCTTGCGATTATATCGTGACCCAATTGTTATTGTAA
- a CDS encoding ABC transporter ATP-binding protein: MIEIKDIYKSFSGNDVLQGISGKFEEGVTNLIIGGSGSGKTTLLKCMVGLHQPDSGSVLYDGRDFTPMTYEQRIEVRKEIGMLFQGSALFDSMTVEENIMFPLNMFTDQSRKEKLERVDFCLERVNLAGKNKLFPAELSGGMKKRVGIARAISMNPKYLFCDEPNSGLDPKTSIVIDELIQEITEEYKTTTIVVTHDMNSVMGIGDYILFLHEGKKFWEGSNKEIAHTDIKELNDFVFASRFMKAAKDKF, from the coding sequence ATGATCGAAATTAAAGATATTTATAAATCGTTCTCCGGCAATGATGTATTACAAGGCATTTCTGGAAAGTTTGAAGAAGGTGTAACCAATTTAATTATCGGCGGCTCGGGATCAGGAAAGACAACTTTGTTAAAATGTATGGTGGGTTTGCACCAGCCAGATTCAGGTTCAGTGTTGTACGATGGTCGTGATTTTACACCAATGACCTACGAACAACGGATTGAAGTGCGTAAAGAAATCGGTATGTTATTTCAAGGCTCTGCCTTGTTTGATAGTATGACCGTTGAAGAAAACATCATGTTCCCCTTAAACATGTTTACTGATCAAAGCAGAAAAGAAAAACTAGAAAGGGTTGATTTTTGTTTAGAGCGGGTAAACCTTGCAGGTAAGAACAAATTGTTCCCGGCAGAACTATCGGGCGGAATGAAAAAACGTGTAGGTATTGCACGTGCTATTTCCATGAACCCGAAGTATCTGTTCTGTGATGAGCCGAACTCCGGTTTAGATCCGAAAACTTCGATCGTAATTGATGAATTGATTCAGGAAATTACCGAAGAATACAAAACCACCACCATTGTGGTAACGCACGATATGAACTCGGTAATGGGAATTGGTGATTATATTTTATTCTTACACGAAGGAAAAAAATTCTGGGAAGGCAGCAACAAAGAAATCGCACATACCGACATTAAAGAGCTGAACGACTTTGTGTTTGCCAGCCGCTTCATGAAAGCTGCAAAAGATAAGTTTTAA
- the vapB gene encoding type II toxin-antitoxin system VapB family antitoxin — protein MTTATKNIIHKLETLPESMVNEVEDFIDFLKAKHSKTFPKSKSEEKNIVEEPKGLYGAAKGTILYISDDFNEPLDELKDYM, from the coding sequence ATGACTACGGCTACAAAAAATATCATTCACAAGTTGGAAACCTTACCAGAAAGCATGGTAAACGAGGTAGAAGATTTTATTGATTTTTTAAAAGCTAAACATTCAAAGACTTTTCCAAAGTCAAAAAGCGAAGAAAAAAATATTGTTGAAGAACCAAAAGGCCTTTATGGCGCTGCCAAAGGAACAATTCTTTATATTTCTGATGATTTTAACGAGCCATTAGACGAGCTAAAGGATTATATGTAA
- a CDS encoding type II toxin-antitoxin system VapC family toxin, translating to MRFLLDTHIFLFFINGDNAISKKIIAVINNPDTEKHISIVSIWEITIKLNIGKLKLKDDINSIYQLLDKYQVKILQPSKYDFITYSKLPLIHKDPFDRLIISQAIANDLMLITDDQYIKSYPNLKLF from the coding sequence ATGCGTTTTTTATTAGACACACACATATTTCTATTTTTTATTAATGGAGATAATGCCATTTCAAAAAAGATTATAGCGGTCATAAACAATCCTGATACCGAAAAACATATAAGTATTGTTAGCATTTGGGAAATTACAATAAAGCTAAATATTGGAAAGCTGAAGTTAAAAGATGATATAAACTCAATTTATCAATTGCTCGATAAGTATCAGGTAAAAATTCTTCAACCTTCTAAATACGATTTTATCACTTATTCTAAATTACCATTAATACATAAAGACCCTTTTGATAGGCTCATTATTTCACAAGCAATAGCTAATGATTTAATGCTGATAACAGATGATCAATATATCAAAAGCTATCCAAATTTAAAGTTATTTTAA
- a CDS encoding class I SAM-dependent methyltransferase: MIQLLAPTHWKDYELIDCGDFEKLERFGNVILIRPEPQAVWKKTYSEQDWKKTANITFRGRSATSGEWVKKNLSIPDRWHVAYENNEVAIKLRLGLTSFKHVGVFPEQAVNWDFISSSIKKFKTPQPKVLNLFAYTGAASLIANAAGAETTHVDSIKQVVTWANENQELSGLKDTRWMVEDALKFVKKELKRGKKYNGIILDPPAYGHGPNGEKWKLEDHIQEMMQDVVQLLDEKEHFLILNTYSLGFSSVIVENLIRTSFPSVQNLETGELFLQATSGVKLPLGVFGKFCNV, translated from the coding sequence ATGATACAATTACTTGCCCCCACCCACTGGAAAGATTATGAACTGATCGATTGCGGGGATTTTGAAAAATTAGAACGTTTTGGAAATGTCATACTGATCCGTCCTGAGCCGCAGGCGGTATGGAAAAAAACATACTCAGAACAGGATTGGAAAAAAACAGCCAACATCACTTTTAGGGGGCGTTCAGCTACTTCTGGCGAATGGGTAAAGAAAAATCTATCCATTCCAGACCGTTGGCATGTAGCATATGAAAATAATGAAGTAGCCATTAAACTCCGTTTAGGTTTAACTTCTTTTAAACATGTTGGCGTATTCCCAGAACAGGCCGTAAATTGGGATTTTATCTCGTCATCGATTAAAAAATTTAAAACACCGCAACCTAAGGTTTTAAATCTTTTCGCTTACACTGGTGCGGCATCGCTAATTGCAAATGCGGCAGGCGCAGAAACTACCCACGTAGATTCGATTAAGCAGGTAGTAACCTGGGCAAATGAAAATCAGGAGCTTTCGGGATTGAAAGACACCCGTTGGATGGTTGAGGATGCGCTAAAGTTTGTAAAGAAAGAATTAAAAAGAGGCAAAAAATACAACGGTATTATTCTAGATCCACCAGCTTATGGCCATGGCCCTAATGGCGAAAAATGGAAACTGGAAGACCATATCCAGGAAATGATGCAGGATGTTGTACAGCTGCTGGATGAAAAAGAACATTTTCTTATCCTAAACACCTACTCACTTGGTTTTTCTTCGGTAATTGTTGAAAATTTAATCCGCACATCATTCCCATCAGTACAAAACCTTGAGACTGGAGAACTGTTTCTACAGGCTACATCAGGCGTCAAATTACCATTGGGTGTATTTGGCAAATTCTGCAATGTGTAA
- the msrA gene encoding peptide-methionine (S)-S-oxide reductase MsrA has protein sequence MQTATFGGGCFWCTEAVFQTLNGVSQVTAGYMGGDLKHPTYMEICNGDTGHAEVIQITFDESIISFSDLLLVFFKTHNPTTLNRQGNDVGTQYRSVVFYENEEQKKLTEEIIEDLTQQHIFNKPIATEVSPIAEFYEAEDYHQNYFNNNQGKPYCAFVIQPKLNKFATDFKDKIKPELLE, from the coding sequence ATGCAAACAGCAACATTTGGCGGAGGCTGCTTTTGGTGCACTGAAGCCGTTTTTCAGACGTTAAATGGAGTAAGCCAGGTTACAGCGGGCTATATGGGAGGAGATTTAAAGCACCCTACCTATATGGAAATTTGTAATGGCGATACCGGACATGCAGAAGTAATTCAAATCACATTCGATGAAAGCATTATCTCGTTCAGTGACCTTCTATTGGTATTCTTTAAAACCCATAATCCAACAACCTTAAACAGGCAGGGGAATGATGTTGGTACACAATACCGCTCAGTGGTTTTTTACGAAAATGAAGAGCAAAAAAAACTAACAGAGGAAATAATTGAAGATTTAACCCAACAACATATTTTCAACAAGCCAATTGCGACAGAAGTTTCTCCTATAGCCGAATTTTATGAGGCTGAAGACTATCATCAGAACTATTTTAATAACAATCAGGGAAAACCCTATTGCGCTTTTGTGATACAACCAAAGTTGAATAAGTTTGCTACTGATTTTAAAGATAAAATTAAACCAGAGCTTTTGGAATAA
- a CDS encoding acyl-CoA dehydrogenase family protein encodes MQETLTVTWQEKVKAYAALSEKMGKLHPEILELAYQENWFKLFVPEIYGGPNKKLPEILRLEEELAEADGSLGWTITLCAGAGWFAGFLNPGLAAEIFADREVCFAGSGAVGGVAIKTKGGYLLNGKWSYASGALHATIFTANCTLKNENGDDILDENGAPEIKSFILKKEEVNILPGWSYFGLIATGSHAFEVCDLSVDENRTFKINQQIEVADAGFDYPFLQLAETTLTVNSLGMTNHFIKLVEQSFYSRSGLGRYSEAQILFFNSELNRCEEEVLGLRTKFYDAFDESWDQLIDNGEIADEKLSEVSLISRKLAHTCWKSAATLFPYCGLEAAKKESEINRVWRDIHTASQHALLTFEI; translated from the coding sequence ATGCAAGAAACATTAACCGTCACCTGGCAGGAGAAAGTAAAAGCTTATGCAGCACTTTCTGAAAAAATGGGTAAACTTCATCCAGAAATTTTAGAACTGGCCTATCAGGAGAACTGGTTTAAGCTTTTTGTACCCGAAATTTATGGTGGGCCAAACAAAAAACTTCCTGAAATTTTAAGATTGGAAGAAGAACTGGCAGAAGCCGACGGAAGTTTAGGTTGGACCATAACCCTTTGCGCCGGCGCAGGATGGTTTGCCGGGTTTTTAAATCCTGGATTGGCAGCAGAGATTTTTGCCGACCGTGAGGTTTGTTTTGCAGGGAGTGGTGCTGTTGGTGGCGTAGCCATTAAAACCAAGGGAGGCTATCTGCTCAATGGAAAATGGAGTTATGCCAGTGGTGCATTACATGCTACTATATTTACAGCTAACTGCACACTTAAAAACGAAAATGGCGATGATATTTTGGATGAAAATGGAGCGCCTGAAATTAAATCGTTCATCCTTAAAAAAGAAGAAGTAAATATTTTGCCCGGTTGGTCTTACTTTGGTTTAATAGCTACAGGGAGCCATGCTTTTGAAGTTTGCGATTTAAGCGTTGACGAAAATAGGACCTTTAAAATTAATCAACAAATTGAAGTAGCAGATGCTGGCTTTGATTACCCTTTTTTACAGCTCGCAGAAACCACGTTAACCGTAAATAGTTTAGGAATGACCAATCATTTCATTAAACTGGTAGAACAATCTTTTTATTCGCGTTCCGGATTGGGCAGGTATAGCGAGGCGCAAATTTTGTTTTTTAATAGCGAACTTAACCGTTGTGAAGAAGAAGTACTGGGCCTTCGTACAAAATTCTATGATGCGTTTGACGAGTCTTGGGATCAGCTAATAGATAATGGGGAAATTGCTGATGAGAAATTAAGCGAGGTGAGTTTAATCAGTCGTAAATTGGCTCATACCTGTTGGAAATCGGCAGCTACTTTATTTCCATACTGTGGTTTAGAAGCCGCGAAAAAAGAATCAGAAATTAATAGGGTTTGGAGAGATATTCATACGGCTAGTCAGCATGCCCTGCTTACCTTCGAAATTTAA
- the pnuC gene encoding nicotinamide riboside transporter PnuC, whose product MNFQDWFKLFQEQIIHTSLIEWLAVGFGVSEVLLAKKNSIWLYPTGIISVLLWMFLLLGVKLYAEVLLNIYYLVMSVYGWIIWKKRKLDGENQVSWSSNKELIIAVLIAVIGFGALYLVLRHYTDSDVPLFDAFVSSTAWAGMWLLARRKIENWIFLNISNIVAIPLLFHKKLPLMACLTTFLFTVAIFGFFDWKKIINKSRLKLA is encoded by the coding sequence ATGAATTTTCAAGATTGGTTTAAGCTTTTTCAGGAGCAGATTATACACACCTCATTAATCGAATGGCTGGCTGTTGGTTTCGGCGTATCTGAAGTTTTATTGGCGAAGAAGAATAGTATCTGGCTTTATCCAACAGGAATAATTTCTGTTCTATTGTGGATGTTTTTATTGCTAGGTGTTAAATTATATGCTGAGGTGCTTTTAAATATTTATTATCTGGTGATGAGCGTTTACGGATGGATAATCTGGAAAAAAAGAAAGTTGGATGGAGAAAACCAGGTTTCATGGTCGAGCAATAAAGAATTAATCATTGCTGTTTTAATTGCTGTGATCGGATTTGGAGCGCTTTATCTTGTATTGAGGCATTATACTGATTCGGATGTGCCCTTATTCGATGCATTTGTTTCTTCTACCGCCTGGGCAGGCATGTGGCTGTTAGCCAGACGCAAAATAGAAAACTGGATATTCCTGAACATTTCGAATATTGTTGCCATTCCATTGCTGTTTCATAAAAAGCTTCCACTTATGGCCTGTTTAACTACATTTTTGTTTACAGTTGCCATATTTGGATTTTTCGATTGGAAGAAGATCATTAACAAAAGCAGGCTCAAACTGGCTTAA
- a CDS encoding DNA gyrase/topoisomerase IV subunit A, which produces MSEELDQNVNEEHKHTITPINGLYENWFLDYASYVILDRAVPHINDGLKPVQRRIMHSLKEMDDGRFNKAANVIGNTMKYHPHGDASIGDAMVQIGQKDLLIDMQGNWGDPVTGDSAAAPRYIEARLSKFANEVVFNPDTTEWQLSYDGRNNEPITLPVKFPLLLAQGAEGIAVGLATKVMPHNFIELLDASIEALKGVRPNILPDFFTGGMADFSNYNEGQRGGKIRVRAKITEKDKKTLVISEVPFSTTTGSVIDSILSANDKGKIKIKKIEDNTAANVEIVVHLAPGISPDVTIDALYAFTACEVSISPNTCIIQGDKPHFLSVNDILIENTKHTKGLLKKELEIRLHELQEKIFFSSLLKIFIQEGMYKNPEYENSSNFETVVEVLHILFDPFKPSLYREILPEDFKKLIDKPMSSITRFDVKKADEQMKNLEDEIKVVKNHLKHLTDYAIAWYQKLKDKYGKGRERKTEIRLFDRVEASKVALANVKLYMNREDGFIGSGLRKDEFVADCSDIDEVIVFREDGKCIITKVADKTFVGKGIIHAQVFKKNDERTIYNMIYKDGASGTSYIKRFAVVGVTRDKEYDLTKGSKGSKVLYFTANPNGEAEVVNVALKPHSKLRKLQFDQDFAEVAIKGRGSQGNIISKYPIKKIILKSKGVSTLSGLKIWYDDLLKRLNVDGRGKYLGEFDGDDRILQVHKDGYYELSSFELSNHFDDGLILIQKFDPELIFAAVHFEGKAQNYFIKRFAFELQANGRKTIFISEEQKSRLLHLTSNPAAKVIVDVLKGKTQIPETLDLTLAELIDVKGLKANGNRLSPHDVQKVVLEEPEIEIEEVEIAAIDEGEDGEETLDEAVTNEEMIANEETVTEAEVPEEAVDKPVVTQPKPKFERAEIPVVKADEPEVKEKPAVVEKPVVEKAKPEAEPVKKEEVKAEDKPQAEEKPAKKIDFEITNPDDIDIDDKGQLGLF; this is translated from the coding sequence ATGAGTGAAGAATTAGATCAAAACGTAAACGAAGAGCACAAACATACCATAACCCCAATCAACGGTTTATACGAAAACTGGTTTCTCGATTATGCGTCTTATGTAATTCTCGATAGGGCAGTTCCGCACATTAACGATGGATTAAAGCCTGTTCAACGGCGCATTATGCACTCGCTTAAGGAGATGGATGATGGGCGTTTTAATAAGGCAGCCAACGTAATCGGTAACACCATGAAGTACCACCCGCATGGTGACGCCTCTATTGGTGATGCGATGGTGCAGATTGGACAAAAAGATTTATTGATTGATATGCAGGGTAACTGGGGCGATCCGGTTACTGGCGATAGCGCTGCGGCACCCCGTTATATTGAGGCACGTTTATCCAAATTTGCCAACGAGGTGGTATTTAATCCTGATACTACCGAATGGCAGTTAAGTTATGATGGACGTAACAACGAACCGATAACTTTACCTGTAAAATTCCCTTTGTTATTGGCGCAGGGGGCTGAGGGTATTGCTGTAGGTTTAGCTACCAAGGTAATGCCGCACAATTTTATCGAATTATTAGATGCATCGATAGAAGCATTGAAAGGCGTACGCCCCAATATATTGCCTGATTTTTTTACGGGCGGTATGGCCGATTTCTCGAATTATAATGAAGGACAGCGTGGAGGTAAAATCCGTGTGCGGGCGAAAATTACCGAGAAGGATAAAAAAACTTTGGTGATTAGCGAAGTCCCGTTCAGTACCACAACAGGTTCTGTTATCGATAGCATTTTATCGGCCAATGATAAAGGTAAAATCAAGATTAAAAAGATTGAGGATAATACCGCGGCCAATGTAGAAATTGTAGTGCACCTAGCACCAGGGATTTCGCCCGATGTTACCATTGATGCGCTTTATGCCTTTACGGCCTGCGAAGTATCGATCTCACCAAACACCTGTATCATCCAGGGAGATAAACCACACTTTTTAAGTGTGAACGATATCCTGATCGAAAATACAAAACACACCAAGGGTTTACTCAAAAAAGAGCTCGAAATCCGCCTGCACGAGTTGCAGGAGAAGATTTTCTTTAGTTCGTTACTTAAAATATTTATTCAGGAGGGGATGTACAAAAATCCTGAATATGAAAACTCATCCAATTTTGAAACCGTAGTTGAGGTATTACACATTTTATTCGATCCGTTTAAACCATCGCTTTACCGCGAAATATTACCTGAAGATTTTAAGAAGCTGATTGATAAGCCAATGAGTAGCATCACCCGTTTTGATGTGAAAAAGGCTGATGAGCAGATGAAAAACCTGGAAGATGAGATTAAAGTAGTTAAAAACCACTTAAAACACCTTACCGATTACGCCATTGCCTGGTACCAGAAACTAAAAGATAAATACGGAAAAGGAAGAGAACGTAAAACCGAAATCCGTTTGTTTGATCGGGTAGAGGCGTCGAAAGTAGCATTGGCGAACGTGAAACTGTATATGAACCGTGAAGATGGATTTATCGGATCGGGTTTACGTAAAGATGAATTCGTAGCAGACTGTTCGGATATTGATGAGGTAATTGTTTTCCGTGAAGATGGTAAATGTATCATTACCAAGGTGGCCGATAAAACCTTTGTAGGCAAAGGCATTATTCACGCCCAGGTATTTAAGAAAAACGACGAGCGTACCATTTACAACATGATTTATAAAGATGGTGCAAGTGGTACTTCATATATTAAAAGGTTTGCCGTAGTTGGGGTAACACGCGATAAGGAATACGATTTAACCAAGGGATCGAAAGGATCGAAAGTTTTATATTTTACGGCGAACCCTAACGGTGAGGCTGAGGTCGTAAATGTTGCCCTGAAACCCCATTCTAAATTGCGCAAGCTTCAGTTCGATCAGGATTTTGCAGAAGTGGCTATTAAAGGGCGCGGATCGCAGGGAAATATCATTTCAAAATATCCAATTAAGAAAATTATTTTGAAGAGCAAGGGCGTTTCTACCTTATCGGGGCTTAAAATCTGGTACGATGATTTATTAAAGCGCTTAAATGTTGATGGCCGTGGAAAATACCTGGGTGAATTTGATGGCGACGATCGTATTTTACAGGTACACAAAGATGGATATTACGAATTAAGTTCTTTCGAACTCAGCAATCACTTTGATGATGGATTAATCTTGATTCAGAAGTTTGATCCGGAGCTGATTTTTGCTGCAGTCCATTTTGAAGGCAAAGCACAAAACTATTTTATCAAACGTTTTGCATTCGAACTGCAAGCCAACGGAAGGAAAACTATTTTCATTAGCGAAGAGCAGAAATCGAGATTGTTGCACCTTACTTCAAATCCGGCAGCAAAAGTTATTGTTGATGTTTTAAAGGGTAAAACCCAAATTCCGGAAACACTGGATTTAACCTTGGCAGAACTGATTGATGTTAAAGGACTAAAAGCAAATGGCAATAGACTGTCGCCGCACGATGTTCAAAAAGTAGTATTAGAAGAGCCTGAAATAGAAATTGAAGAGGTGGAGATAGCAGCAATTGACGAGGGAGAAGATGGTGAAGAAACACTAGATGAAGCGGTTACAAACGAAGAGATGATTGCGAATGAGGAAACAGTAACAGAAGCAGAAGTGCCGGAAGAGGCAGTAGACAAACCTGTTGTAACGCAGCCAAAACCAAAATTCGAACGGGCAGAAATTCCTGTGGTTAAGGCTGATGAACCCGAGGTAAAAGAAAAACCTGCTGTGGTAGAAAAGCCTGTGGTAGAAAAAGCAAAGCCAGAAGCCGAGCCGGTTAAAAAAGAAGAAGTTAAAGCCGAAGATAAACCCCAAGCAGAAGAAAAACCTGCCAAAAAGATAGATTTTGAAATCACCAATCCAGATGATATCGATATTGATGATAAGGGGCAGCTGGGCTTGTTTTAA